In Thermococcus profundus, the genomic stretch TACGGCATCAAACTCCTCTGCCACTTCATCGATCTCCTTCTCCGTCGGCATTCGGGAGAAAGCCACATTCTCATCGATGAACTTTGCAGAGGGCCACATCGTCTCACCACACCCTCGTCCCGACGGGCACTTCCTCTGGAACGGGGAGGAGGTAGACTTTTCCCTCCTCGGTCTCAGCGACGATCAACATCCCCTGGCTCTCGACACCGCTCAGCTTCTTCGGCTTGAGGTTGAGAACGAAAACAAACTTCTTCCCTTCCAGCTCCTCCGGAGAGTATTGGTCGGCTATGCCCGTTATTATTGTTCTCTCCTCGCTGC encodes the following:
- the metG gene encoding methionine--tRNA ligase subunit beta, whose amino-acid sequence is MELYDVDEFWKFDLRVGMVKKAEKLKRTKKLIKLEVDFGSEERTIITGIADQYSPEELEGKKFVFVLNLKPKKLSGVESQGMLIVAETEEGKVYLLPVPEEVPVGTRVW